In Tepidisphaeraceae bacterium, the following proteins share a genomic window:
- a CDS encoding right-handed parallel beta-helix repeat-containing protein encodes MRRLNLLSALTIVLSLCACVPAPSEAAPPASVGTVVPVADAIRDKDGRVWTIVDRKIACDGVVDNGTGNVDALAYIGDTLYQTAYNRWWKRDGNAWVEVKGSPIPAPKPAPKPTPGPAAKVYNVSVGGDIQKALDAAKPGQTVTVAPGALTKGFTVPDGVTLDLTGSTFDGKGAKAIGLIRVNAGAAIYGGRIFNFRAEHARLKTTVIMAGDNASLRNVTLEDWHAGTPVSWDNVNRPTFIDCTIRNTAGSAFLGGGSGDDGDKTVVGPVFDGCTFDGWNIKAEGDQSGIGIMKITRTSGTVFTGCTFENGRGQAIWFDINNRKFNVTGNTFRNIKPAKHSFDAMGVCVELNPGDGSVIEGNTFEGFTKAPTVSIEESSGVTIRGNRQNAGAYAEIRNMIQSGGRPRTYGYWVTENGTRVQKFVPVYLRDITFENNDGGNWTWASGIDSTTKVARPDWYTNDFAKFLRDSNIVYRNNK; translated from the coding sequence ATGAGACGACTGAACCTCCTATCGGCCCTGACGATCGTCCTGTCCCTCTGCGCGTGCGTGCCCGCGCCGTCTGAGGCAGCGCCGCCCGCCAGCGTGGGCACCGTCGTGCCCGTGGCGGACGCCATCCGCGATAAGGACGGCCGGGTCTGGACGATCGTCGACCGAAAGATCGCCTGCGATGGTGTGGTGGACAACGGCACCGGCAACGTCGACGCCCTGGCGTACATCGGCGACACGCTCTACCAGACCGCCTATAACCGCTGGTGGAAGCGCGACGGCAACGCCTGGGTCGAGGTGAAGGGCAGCCCAATCCCGGCACCCAAGCCCGCGCCCAAGCCCACACCTGGCCCCGCCGCCAAGGTCTACAACGTCTCCGTGGGCGGTGACATCCAAAAGGCGTTAGACGCCGCCAAGCCTGGCCAGACGGTCACTGTAGCGCCCGGCGCGCTCACCAAGGGCTTCACCGTCCCCGATGGCGTGACGCTCGATCTGACCGGCAGCACGTTCGACGGTAAAGGGGCGAAGGCGATCGGGCTGATCCGCGTCAACGCGGGTGCGGCGATCTACGGCGGGCGGATCTTCAACTTCCGCGCCGAGCACGCGCGGCTCAAGACGACGGTCATCATGGCCGGCGACAACGCCAGCCTGCGCAACGTGACGCTGGAGGACTGGCACGCCGGCACGCCGGTGAGCTGGGACAACGTCAATCGCCCGACGTTCATCGACTGCACGATTCGCAACACGGCTGGTTCGGCGTTCCTGGGCGGGGGCAGCGGCGACGATGGTGACAAGACCGTCGTCGGCCCCGTGTTCGACGGCTGCACGTTCGACGGCTGGAACATCAAGGCCGAGGGCGATCAGTCGGGCATCGGCATCATGAAGATCACCCGCACGAGCGGGACCGTCTTCACGGGCTGCACGTTCGAGAACGGTCGCGGTCAGGCGATCTGGTTCGACATTAACAACCGCAAGTTCAACGTCACCGGCAACACGTTCCGCAACATCAAGCCGGCCAAGCATTCGTTTGACGCGATGGGCGTCTGCGTCGAACTGAACCCCGGCGACGGCTCGGTCATCGAGGGCAACACCTTCGAGGGCTTCACGAAGGCCCCGACCGTCAGCATTGAGGAAAGCTCGGGGGTGACGATCCGCGGCAACCGGCAGAACGCCGGCGCGTACGCGGAGATCCGCAACATGATCCAGTCCGGTGGCCGGCCGCGCACTTACGGCTATTGGGTGACTGAGAACGGCACGCGCGTGCAGAAGTTCGTGCCGGTCTACCTGCGCGACATCACTTTCGAGAACAACGACGGCGGCAACTGGACGTGGGCATCGGGCATCGACAGCACAACGAAGGTCGCCCGGCCGGACTGGTACACGAACGACTTCGCGAAGTTCCTGCGCGACAGCAACATCGTCTACCGGAACAACAAGTAG